The Caldivirga sp. DNA window ATGACCCACAGGCCATCAAGCTCAGCCAATGGCCGAGGACCAAGCCCCTTAAACATCAGGAGACAAACGAAGAGGTGAAAGTAGAACCATCACTTGGAATTCACACGAGGTTACGTTTAATTAGCATTCACCTTTAAGCCCCTTGGGTGGTGTTACACCCCTCTGTCCAAGGTACTTACCCTGATACTTAGCCTCACCTATGGTTTTAGCCAACACTACGTGGAGGAACCTCATACCTGGCCTTAGAACAACGTAATTACCACTATTATTGATGACCTCAATGGTTATGTTACCTTCAAACCCAGTATCAATTATAGTCGGTGGTACGCCTAAGCCGTATCGGGCTAGGGTGGAGCGTAGGTTGCAGAAGCCTATTATGTCCCTTGGGAATTTAACATACTCCATTGTTGTTAATAAGGCGAAGCTCCTCGGTGGTATAATTATCCTACCATCCTTAGCCTCAACAATACTGAAGAGGTGCCTAGTGGACTCAAGTTCACAGGGATCAATTACCTGATTCTCGAAGGCGTATATTGCGTACTCGTTACCAACCCTCAAATCTAAGCCATTCTCCCTAACCACATCCTCAGTGAAGGGCTCTATGCTTAGGGAGCCATCCTTAATGAGCTTAAGTATCTCACCCCTGGCAAGTATCATTAAACGTACCTTAATGAGTGAACTATTAAAAACTATTACTCAGTGTAAGCTTAATGTTAAAAGTATTAAGGAGGCAAGCTAACCATGGTTAATTCCACTAACCCCGAGCGTAGAAGAATAATGGCTTCATTAGTCCTCGGCGGTGGTGCACTTTTCTTAGGCGCTATGGGGGGATACACGGGTAATAGAGCATTGACGCAGGTTAATGAATTGGAGTCCCACTTAACTCATGTTGAGTCAATTGCCCAAAACTCAGCATCATATATAATTTACCAGGACTCCTACGGTAGGGTTTACGCTAGGAACGGTAACAACGGCAATGTGGATTACGAAGGCTTAGACGCCAGTGATGTTATCCAAAGCGCGGTAAATGCCGTAGCCAATGAGAATACTCAAGGTGTAATATACGTGAAGGCTGGCCAATACTCACTCTCAAGGCCTGTAACATTAAGTTCAGGAGTATCCATAGTTGGCGTCTATCCGGTGAGAAGCAATGTTTACCCAGCACCACCTGACTGGCCTAATAGTGTGATTTACGGTGGCACGGTATTCACTGGTGACGGTACCTTCGATGCCTTAGTTGGAGACAATTTAATAGGCGTAAACCTGATTAACCTGGGCTTTAGGAACTTCAGGAATGCCATTAATGTTGGTTCCCCTAATGCGCTTGGAATCGCTTTCTCAGTAATACGTAACATATTCCTGGATTACCCAACTGAAGCTGGATTAAGGATTACTAACTTTGAGCACCTACTGGTTAATAATATTCAAGGCATACTTAACCCAAGTAGTAAGCTTATGTATTTAATAAACAATA harbors:
- the dcd gene encoding dCTP deaminase, whose amino-acid sequence is MILARGEILKLIKDGSLSIEPFTEDVVRENGLDLRVGNEYAIYAFENQVIDPCELESTRHLFSIVEAKDGRIIIPPRSFALLTTMEYVKFPRDIIGFCNLRSTLARYGLGVPPTIIDTGFEGNITIEVINNSGNYVVLRPGMRFLHVVLAKTIGEAKYQGKYLGQRGVTPPKGLKGEC